One genomic window of Ilyobacter polytropus DSM 2926 includes the following:
- a CDS encoding helix-turn-helix domain-containing protein, which yields MIIGEKIKRLRQGKLLTQEELADRCELSKGFISQLERDLTSPSIATLVDILESLGTNLKEFFNEEEDEKIVFSNDDFFEFEDNDLKYRIDWIVPNAQKNAMEPILITLAQEGSYKLESAHEGEEFGYVLKGNIYVHLGDKKHKAKKGESFYYKAKKDHYISNAGKVEAKVIWVSTPPSF from the coding sequence ATGATAATTGGTGAAAAAATAAAAAGGCTGCGACAGGGGAAGCTCCTTACACAGGAGGAACTAGCAGACAGATGCGAACTTTCTAAAGGTTTTATCTCACAACTAGAAAGAGACCTTACATCTCCGTCTATAGCTACACTTGTGGATATATTAGAAAGTCTCGGGACAAACTTGAAGGAATTTTTTAACGAAGAGGAAGATGAGAAAATCGTATTTTCAAATGATGATTTTTTTGAATTTGAAGATAACGATCTTAAATACAGAATTGACTGGATAGTACCAAATGCCCAAAAGAATGCCATGGAGCCTATTCTTATAACCTTGGCTCAGGAAGGCTCTTACAAACTAGAATCTGCCCACGAGGGAGAGGAATTCGGTTATGTTTTAAAAGGAAATATCTATGTTCATTTGGGAGATAAGAAACACAAGGCGAAAAAAGGAGAAAGTTTTTATTATAAGGCAAAAAAAGACCATTATATATCCAATGCAGGAAAGGTTGAAGCCAAGGTAATATGGGTAAGCACACCTCCTTCATTCTAA
- a CDS encoding FMN-binding protein, which produces MKKILIGIFVISSLAFGKLQDGKYYVEAEKAEWGWKPFTYMVVKNSEIIEVKHDRKNKKGEIATKDKKYNQSMAKKQGIGIKDAVSKLERDFMKSKDIEEIDSIAGATSTSKEFKAMMRYLVHKAEKGQSGQYKIPNKELK; this is translated from the coding sequence ATGAAAAAAATATTAATAGGTATCTTTGTTATTTCTTCACTGGCTTTTGGAAAACTACAAGATGGAAAGTATTATGTTGAAGCTGAAAAGGCAGAATGGGGATGGAAACCTTTTACCTATATGGTCGTTAAAAATTCTGAAATAATAGAAGTTAAACACGACAGAAAAAACAAAAAAGGTGAAATTGCCACAAAGGATAAAAAGTATAATCAGAGTATGGCAAAGAAGCAGGGAATAGGAATTAAAGACGCCGTTTCAAAGCTTGAGAGAGATTTTATGAAATCAAAAGATATAGAGGAAATTGATTCAATAGCAGGAGCTACAAGTACAAGTAAAGAATTTAAAGCAATGATGAGATACCTTGTTCACAAAGCTGAAAAAGGTCAGTCAGGACAATATAAGATTCCAAATAAAGAATTAAAATAA
- a CDS encoding ADP-ribosylglycohydrolase family protein produces the protein MSKKGLLLGSVLADAFSLGGHWIYDTEKIKNEFGEYNDLNDPLPDSFHKNRKKGEHTHYGDQTLLLLEYLAEKNEFDKNSFRDFWEFHMKKYDGYMDHATKKTLEMIETGEEWGSDSNDLAGASRIAPIIYCFSQDKGVEYSKVQTKITHDNEQVIAASEFFARTAYRVLEGIKPDKAMEEVSAQMENKWISEKLAIAKSLIETETVEAVKKLGQSCSIEGAFPATILLILKYSDNYEEAMIKNVMSGGDSAARGLIAGMIIGAYSEATIPKRWLKEMGSLERVNF, from the coding sequence ATGAGTAAAAAAGGATTACTTTTAGGGTCGGTTTTGGCAGATGCTTTTTCCCTGGGAGGACACTGGATATATGACACAGAGAAGATAAAAAATGAGTTTGGGGAGTATAATGATCTCAATGATCCTCTTCCTGACAGCTTTCATAAAAACAGAAAAAAAGGGGAACATACCCACTATGGAGATCAGACCCTTCTTCTTTTGGAATACTTGGCAGAAAAAAATGAGTTTGATAAAAATAGTTTCAGAGATTTCTGGGAATTTCATATGAAAAAATATGACGGTTATATGGATCACGCCACAAAAAAAACCCTGGAAATGATAGAAACCGGCGAGGAATGGGGTTCTGATTCCAATGATCTGGCCGGCGCTTCTAGGATAGCACCTATAATATATTGCTTTTCTCAGGATAAAGGGGTAGAATACTCTAAAGTTCAGACAAAGATAACCCATGACAATGAGCAGGTGATCGCAGCTTCTGAATTTTTTGCAAGAACAGCATATAGAGTTTTAGAGGGGATAAAACCCGATAAGGCAATGGAAGAGGTATCTGCACAGATGGAAAATAAGTGGATATCAGAAAAATTAGCAATAGCAAAGTCACTGATAGAAACAGAAACTGTAGAGGCGGTAAAAAAATTGGGTCAGTCGTGCAGTATAGAGGGAGCCTTTCCTGCAACAATACTGCTGATACTCAAGTATTCTGATAATTATGAAGAGGCAATGATAAAAAACGTTATGTCAGGAGGGGACTCTGCAGCTAGGGGCCTAATAGCAGGGATGATTATAGGGGCCTACTCAGAAGCCACTATACCCAAAAGATGGCTGAAAGAAATGGGCAGTCTAGAGAGAGTAAATTTTTAG
- a CDS encoding DUF503 domain-containing protein, which yields MYVAAVKIKIRFVISFSLKDKRMRLRSIKDKFTSKFKTQLTEVELQDNKNFTVLGFSFVTGSYSLAQSIEGKMVAYIEDNCEDEIVDIDSYIEKF from the coding sequence ATGTATGTGGCTGCAGTGAAGATTAAAATAAGATTTGTCATCAGTTTTTCCCTGAAAGACAAGAGGATGAGACTTAGAAGTATAAAGGATAAATTTACATCAAAATTTAAGACCCAGCTTACAGAGGTGGAACTTCAGGACAATAAAAATTTTACTGTTTTAGGTTTTTCCTTTGTGACTGGAAGTTACAGTCTCGCACAGAGTATAGAGGGTAAAATGGTAGCTTATATAGAGGATAACTGTGAGGATGAGATAGTGGATATAGATTCGTATATCGAAAAGTTTTAA
- the tpx gene encoding thiol peroxidase, translating to MERTGIITMKGNPLTLLGNEIKAGDKAPDFTALKNDMSPFSLSDLKGKVVIISAMPSVDTPVCELQTTIFNQKAGENPEISVVTISVDLPFALNRFCANEGIESAVTLSDHRDLDFGSKYGFNIKELRLLARGVVVIDKEGTIKHLEVVSEVTDQPDYDKALEVAQSLI from the coding sequence ATGGAAAGAACAGGAATAATAACCATGAAGGGAAATCCACTTACACTATTAGGAAACGAGATCAAGGCGGGAGATAAAGCCCCTGATTTTACAGCTCTAAAAAATGACATGAGTCCTTTTTCTCTAAGTGATCTCAAGGGAAAGGTAGTCATCATCTCAGCTATGCCTTCTGTAGACACACCTGTGTGTGAACTTCAGACAACTATTTTCAACCAAAAGGCAGGAGAAAATCCTGAAATATCTGTAGTGACAATATCTGTAGACCTTCCCTTTGCACTAAATAGATTCTGTGCAAATGAGGGAATCGAGTCTGCTGTCACTCTTTCAGATCACAGAGATCTTGATTTTGGATCAAAATACGGATTCAATATAAAGGAACTGAGACTTCTTGCAAGGGGTGTTGTGGTAATAGACAAGGAAGGTACCATAAAACATTTAGAGGTTGTCTCTGAGGTAACAGATCAGCCAGATTATGATAAGGCCCTTGAGGTTGCCCAGTCTCTTATCTAA
- a CDS encoding Dabb family protein — protein sequence MVVHVVFFKFKEEKKKENMEKLKKDLEALELSQLKKLEVGIDFNGSPRAYDLSLYTEFETREDLDFYQNFPPHVEIKKFLVENEISTAVVDYEK from the coding sequence TTGGTAGTTCACGTAGTATTTTTTAAATTTAAAGAGGAAAAGAAAAAGGAAAATATGGAAAAATTAAAAAAGGATTTAGAAGCTTTAGAGTTAAGTCAGTTGAAAAAGCTAGAAGTAGGGATTGATTTCAACGGGTCTCCAAGGGCCTATGACTTGTCTTTATATACAGAATTTGAGACAAGGGAAGATCTTGATTTTTATCAAAATTTTCCGCCTCATGTAGAGATAAAAAAATTCTTAGTTGAAAATGAGATCAGCACAGCAGTTGTAGATTACGAAAAATAA
- a CDS encoding DNA-3-methyladenine glycosylase I gives MRCGWCGDNPLYIKYHDEEWGVPVYDDRVHFEFLVLESAQAGLSWLTVLKKRESYRKAYKDFDPEIVAAFDQNKIEELMQNKGIIRNRKKIEASVNNAKIFMDIQREFGSFSNYIWAFVGGKQIISSYKGIEELPAKTTESEALAKDMKKRGFKFLGPVILYSHMQATGLVNDHIVSCFRYKEVSEFK, from the coding sequence ATGAGATGTGGCTGGTGTGGGGACAATCCCCTATACATAAAATATCATGATGAAGAGTGGGGAGTCCCTGTATATGATGACAGGGTTCATTTTGAGTTTTTAGTTTTAGAATCTGCCCAGGCCGGGCTTTCTTGGCTTACTGTCCTCAAAAAAAGAGAGAGTTACAGAAAAGCCTATAAAGATTTTGATCCGGAAATTGTTGCAGCATTTGATCAAAACAAGATAGAAGAACTTATGCAGAATAAAGGGATAATAAGAAACAGAAAAAAGATAGAGGCGTCAGTAAACAATGCAAAAATTTTTATGGATATTCAAAGGGAATTTGGAAGTTTCAGCAATTATATTTGGGCATTTGTAGGGGGAAAGCAGATAATTTCCTCTTATAAAGGTATAGAGGAGCTTCCGGCAAAGACAACTGAGTCAGAGGCCCTGGCAAAGGACATGAAAAAACGTGGTTTTAAATTCTTAGGCCCTGTAATATTGTATTCTCACATGCAGGCTACTGGACTTGTAAATGACCATATTGTTTCATGTTTTAGGTACAAAGAAGTTTCTGAATTTAAATAA
- a CDS encoding SDR family NAD(P)-dependent oxidoreductase: MNRISKKMVFITGATSGIGRATAMAYAKMGANLILAGRNIEILKEIKAKLHEWYDIKVYVLKFDVRDLEKIKDEVNNLPEEFKKIDILINNAGLALGLNKIHESSFDSFDTIMDTNVKGLLYITRIVVPYMLEHSPEGHIVNIASTAAQAAYSGGGVYCASKAAVKMLSDGMRIDLVDTPVRVTTINPGMVETNFSITRFDGDKKRADKVYEGIEPLAAEDVADTIIYATNLPLNVQICELTLTSNHQADGRTSYRKK; this comes from the coding sequence ATGAATAGAATATCAAAAAAAATGGTCTTTATCACAGGAGCCACTAGCGGAATTGGAAGGGCAACGGCTATGGCTTATGCAAAAATGGGAGCCAACCTTATTCTTGCAGGTAGAAATATAGAGATCCTGAAAGAGATAAAAGCAAAACTTCATGAGTGGTATGACATAAAGGTGTATGTACTAAAATTTGATGTGAGGGATTTGGAAAAGATCAAAGATGAAGTAAATAACCTTCCAGAGGAATTTAAAAAAATAGATATTTTGATCAATAATGCCGGTTTGGCTCTTGGGTTAAATAAAATCCATGAAAGCAGTTTTGATAGTTTTGATACAATAATGGACACCAATGTTAAGGGACTTTTATATATAACAAGGATAGTAGTTCCTTATATGTTAGAACATAGTCCTGAGGGACATATTGTAAATATAGCCTCGACTGCTGCCCAGGCTGCCTATTCAGGAGGAGGGGTTTACTGTGCCTCTAAAGCGGCTGTAAAGATGCTGAGCGACGGTATGAGGATAGATCTTGTAGATACTCCTGTGAGGGTTACGACTATAAATCCAGGGATGGTAGAAACCAACTTTAGCATTACGAGATTTGACGGTGATAAAAAAAGAGCCGACAAAGTATATGAAGGGATAGAACCCCTTGCGGCTGAAGATGTTGCAGATACAATAATTTATGCAACAAATCTACCGTTGAATGTACAGATATGCGAACTTACTTTGACTTCTAATCATCAGGCTGACGGTCGAACCTCTTATAGAAAAAAATAA
- a CDS encoding shikimate kinase, with the protein MKDNIALIGFMGSGKTTVGRQLAKALEMKFVDIDKLIAAKESKNISEIFSEKGEGYFRRLEKNIVIEESKDNNVIISTGGGVIIDNDNIKNLRKTSFVVFLDCDIECIYNRVKRRKNRPLLNVENMFETIQELYEKRMLLYKISSDFKVEINSDTNIYDTVDKIKAAYINS; encoded by the coding sequence ATGAAGGACAACATAGCTCTCATTGGTTTCATGGGAAGTGGTAAGACCACTGTGGGAAGACAGCTGGCAAAGGCCCTTGAGATGAAATTTGTAGATATAGACAAATTGATAGCAGCAAAAGAGAGTAAAAATATTTCAGAAATATTCAGTGAGAAGGGTGAAGGATATTTTAGAAGGCTTGAAAAAAATATAGTTATAGAAGAATCAAAAGACAACAATGTCATTATCTCTACTGGAGGCGGAGTTATCATAGATAATGACAATATAAAAAACCTGAGAAAAACCTCTTTTGTGGTATTTTTGGACTGTGATATAGAATGTATATATAACCGTGTGAAGCGAAGGAAAAACCGGCCTCTTCTAAATGTTGAAAATATGTTTGAGACGATCCAAGAATTATATGAAAAGAGAATGTTGCTGTATAAGATATCTTCTGACTTTAAGGTTGAAATAAACAGTGATACCAATATATACGACACTGTTGACAAAATAAAAGCGGCTTATATAAATAGCTAA
- a CDS encoding (2Fe-2S) ferredoxin domain-containing protein, protein MFLNFVEVNNMVLKVCVGSACHIKGSEQVIQILQKCIKESDMEDRITLKASFCLGNCTEAVSVTVDDGEEVFSLSPQNTAEFFKNIMKKVI, encoded by the coding sequence ATGTTCTTAAATTTTGTTGAGGTGAATAATATGGTTTTGAAAGTATGTGTGGGAAGTGCCTGTCACATAAAAGGCTCTGAACAAGTGATCCAAATTTTACAAAAATGTATAAAAGAATCTGACATGGAGGATCGGATAACTCTGAAAGCCTCGTTTTGTCTTGGCAATTGTACTGAAGCTGTATCTGTTACAGTTGATGACGGGGAAGAAGTATTTTCACTCTCTCCGCAAAATACCGCTGAATTTTTTAAAAATATTATGAAAAAGGTGATTTGA
- a CDS encoding [Fe-Fe] hydrogenase large subunit C-terminal domain-containing protein, whose amino-acid sequence MQVMNFSEANCKHCYKCVRKCEVKAIKIENDQAHIMEDKCIACGQCFAICPQNARNIMSDLDFVKNAISSGRNVNISIAPSFRGFFEESQRFVSAIKKLGFNQVEETAVGADMVSQAYEKYLSSQENGAFITTCCPSVVFLIQKYYPSLVNNLIPFVSPMIAHGKLLKKERPNDLTVFLGPCVSKKCEAISKENNGIIDAVLTFDEIANWLSEENIDYFQLTPSDPHKYGSAKGKQYPIVGGILEGIKDEISKKGLISMRIDGVDECKEVFKEIINGHVENTCIEVSACKKSCIGGPGGHHISSSIFSRLQNVKEYLMSAKTEEAPPEGSVSEKELRKIISKNPLEQMVIDEHKIKEILAKMGKFSKVDELNCASCGYNTCRENAIAIIKGMSSIDMCMPFIKSRAERISNEIFENSPNALLIVNENLEIIESNISFSRFFGVTPSESKGQKIDNFIPGDDLSSVFENKENLLWKKIHISKFNLYMKESVIHLDNQNALLIILSDISDEEKRRGELFELKENTLNVTQGVIEKQMRVAQEIASLLGETTAETKVALTKLKHVLEKEGAEL is encoded by the coding sequence ATGCAGGTAATGAATTTTTCAGAAGCTAACTGTAAACATTGTTATAAATGTGTAAGAAAATGCGAAGTAAAGGCTATAAAAATAGAAAATGATCAGGCACATATTATGGAGGATAAGTGTATCGCCTGTGGTCAGTGTTTTGCCATCTGCCCACAAAATGCAAGGAATATAATGTCTGACCTTGATTTTGTAAAAAATGCCATATCTTCTGGAAGAAATGTAAATATCTCAATAGCTCCTTCTTTCAGGGGGTTTTTTGAAGAATCCCAGCGTTTTGTCTCCGCCATAAAAAAACTGGGCTTTAACCAGGTAGAAGAGACTGCTGTGGGAGCAGATATGGTTTCACAGGCCTATGAAAAATATCTTTCCTCACAGGAAAACGGGGCATTTATAACTACATGCTGTCCATCGGTGGTATTTCTTATTCAAAAATATTACCCATCCCTTGTAAACAACCTTATACCATTTGTGTCTCCCATGATAGCTCATGGAAAACTATTAAAAAAAGAGCGTCCAAATGACTTGACTGTATTTTTAGGTCCCTGTGTTTCAAAGAAATGTGAGGCTATTTCAAAAGAAAACAATGGAATTATAGATGCTGTCTTAACTTTCGACGAGATAGCCAATTGGCTTTCTGAGGAAAATATAGATTATTTTCAGCTCACTCCTTCGGATCCTCACAAGTACGGTTCTGCCAAGGGTAAGCAATATCCAATTGTAGGAGGTATCCTAGAAGGAATAAAAGATGAAATTTCTAAAAAAGGTCTTATCTCTATGAGAATAGACGGAGTGGATGAGTGCAAAGAGGTATTTAAGGAGATAATAAACGGGCATGTAGAAAATACCTGTATAGAGGTAAGTGCCTGTAAAAAGAGTTGTATAGGGGGACCGGGAGGACACCACATCTCATCATCTATCTTCTCAAGACTTCAAAACGTAAAAGAGTATCTTATGTCAGCCAAAACCGAAGAAGCTCCTCCAGAGGGCAGCGTATCAGAAAAAGAGCTGAGAAAGATTATTTCTAAAAACCCATTAGAGCAGATGGTGATAGATGAACATAAGATAAAAGAAATTCTTGCTAAAATGGGTAAATTCAGCAAAGTCGATGAGCTAAACTGTGCTAGCTGCGGTTACAATACCTGCAGAGAAAATGCAATTGCTATTATTAAAGGAATGTCTAGTATCGATATGTGCATGCCTTTCATAAAAAGCAGAGCTGAAAGAATTTCCAATGAGATCTTTGAAAATTCTCCAAATGCTCTTCTTATTGTAAATGAAAACCTTGAGATCATAGAATCCAACATATCGTTTTCCAGATTTTTTGGAGTGACTCCCTCAGAAAGTAAGGGGCAGAAAATAGATAATTTCATTCCAGGGGATGATCTATCTTCGGTATTTGAAAACAAGGAAAATTTGCTTTGGAAAAAAATCCATATTTCAAAATTTAATCTTTATATGAAAGAGAGTGTTATTCATCTAGACAACCAAAATGCTCTGCTGATTATTCTTTCTGATATAAGTGACGAGGAAAAAAGAAGAGGAGAACTTTTTGAGCTCAAAGAAAATACACTAAATGTAACCCAGGGGGTTATAGAAAAACAGATGAGAGTAGCCCAGGAGATAGCCAGCCTCCTAGGAGAGACAACTGCCGAAACCAAAGTCGCTCTGACAAAATTAAAACATGTCCTTGAGAAAGAAGGTGCTGAGCTTTGA
- a CDS encoding SpoIIE family protein phosphatase, producing the protein MTEYFIDASYKNINKFGEELCGDNVETVKTDDGVILVLADGLGSGVKANILATLTSKIAVTMLKEGASIEETIDTITNTLPECSVRKLAYSTFTIIKIKNNGETYMVEYDNPPCFFFRKGCDYPLNKVERVVNGKKIHESHFKMTTEDLLVVTSDGAVHAGVGELLNLGWQWEDINDFLRSLSGKNYFSGEVSENLLAVCNKLYNNKPGDDTTVLSVKLQYRKYLDLFTGPPANPEDDDILLEKIRNAKGLKILSGGTTSNIVSKAFGEEVFINLKDYQKYDVPPVGFMRGVDLVTEGLITLNKTVDLVKKFHDATYSGENYPLNEEDGATLISRMLLKESTHINIWAGTAVNPAHQNPDLPTEFNIKLKVVRDLKFWLEKLGKTVNLIYL; encoded by the coding sequence TTGACAGAGTACTTTATAGATGCCTCCTATAAAAATATCAATAAATTCGGGGAAGAGCTCTGCGGTGACAATGTAGAAACTGTAAAGACAGATGACGGAGTCATACTCGTCCTTGCAGATGGACTAGGAAGTGGTGTCAAGGCAAATATACTAGCTACCCTTACCTCAAAAATAGCTGTGACTATGCTGAAAGAAGGAGCCAGTATAGAGGAGACCATAGACACCATTACAAACACTCTTCCTGAATGTAGTGTTAGAAAGCTGGCTTATTCGACATTTACAATTATAAAAATAAAAAATAACGGTGAGACCTATATGGTGGAATATGACAACCCACCGTGTTTCTTCTTTAGAAAGGGATGTGACTATCCATTAAATAAGGTTGAGCGGGTAGTCAACGGAAAGAAGATACACGAATCCCATTTTAAAATGACCACTGAGGATCTGCTTGTGGTAACAAGTGACGGTGCCGTTCATGCAGGGGTGGGAGAACTGCTGAATCTCGGATGGCAGTGGGAAGATATAAACGACTTTCTGAGAAGTCTCTCGGGAAAAAATTATTTCTCCGGAGAAGTTTCAGAAAATCTTCTGGCTGTGTGCAATAAACTCTACAACAACAAACCAGGTGATGATACCACAGTCTTATCGGTAAAGCTGCAGTACAGAAAATATCTTGATCTCTTCACAGGTCCACCTGCAAACCCTGAAGATGATGATATCTTGCTAGAAAAAATTAGAAATGCAAAGGGCCTAAAAATACTTTCTGGAGGAACTACTTCCAACATTGTTTCAAAAGCCTTTGGTGAAGAGGTATTTATCAATCTGAAAGATTATCAAAAATACGATGTCCCCCCTGTGGGATTCATGAGGGGAGTTGACCTAGTTACAGAGGGTCTTATAACCCTTAATAAAACAGTAGATTTGGTAAAAAAATTTCATGACGCCACCTATTCTGGAGAAAATTATCCTCTAAATGAAGAGGATGGGGCTACTCTTATTTCAAGAATGCTCTTGAAAGAATCCACACATATAAACATTTGGGCAGGAACAGCTGTAAATCCAGCACATCAAAACCCAGATCTCCCTACTGAATTTAACATTAAATTAAAAGTTGTAAGAGATTTAAAGTTCTGGCTTGAAAAACTTGGAAAAACTGTAAATTTGATATATCTTTAA
- a CDS encoding NAD(P)H-dependent oxidoreductase subunit E encodes MNRVGREELKEKIALLVSKYGNDRASILPVLEDISREYGEIDLYAMQTLAFLVDIHPSEVFGVATFYNFLKSGKKHGKYVIRLCRTISCHMKEKDRIAKQLNNELEIEFGEITSDGLFSLEYCNCLGMCDQGPAMLINDILISKVKPSDIPLIIQSCRRGVLGKEYKTPLVSKVVKKGPLLEENFIPGSVLRETIKRDKDSILEDIEKSNLRGRGGAGFPTGFKWRLAKEEKKDKKFIVCNADEGEPGTFKDRYILHKNFQRVLEGMSIAAYVIGASKGFIYLRGEYTYIRETLEKEIEKRRRAGLLGNETEKGLNFDIEIRMGAGAYICGEETALIESLEGKRGEPRNKPPYPVDTGFMNYPTLVNNVETFLNVNLICEKGVESFGQYGTDSSKGTKFFSISGDCKNEGIYELPFGVTIDKVVALAEGKDIKAVQIGGAAGECVQKNDFSKRIAFEAASTGGSIILFNENRDMLDIAENFMEFFVEESCGQCTPCREGTYRILEGIRLLKKGKCSVTYLNKLLELCETVELASKCGLGQLSTVAFRSIVENFKEEILGRLPEEV; translated from the coding sequence ATGAACCGAGTGGGGAGGGAGGAACTAAAAGAAAAAATCGCATTACTGGTATCTAAATACGGTAATGATCGAGCATCTATTTTGCCTGTTCTTGAAGATATAAGCAGGGAATATGGTGAGATCGACCTCTATGCAATGCAGACTTTGGCGTTTTTAGTCGATATACATCCTAGTGAGGTGTTCGGCGTAGCAACTTTTTATAACTTTTTAAAATCCGGTAAAAAACACGGAAAATATGTCATAAGGCTTTGCAGAACTATATCTTGTCACATGAAAGAAAAAGACAGAATCGCAAAACAGCTGAATAACGAACTTGAAATAGAATTTGGAGAGATCACCTCTGACGGCTTATTTTCCCTTGAGTACTGTAATTGTCTTGGAATGTGTGATCAGGGGCCGGCGATGTTAATCAACGATATCCTCATATCCAAGGTAAAACCATCTGACATCCCTCTTATTATTCAATCTTGCAGAAGAGGTGTTCTAGGGAAAGAATATAAAACTCCCTTGGTATCCAAAGTAGTGAAAAAAGGTCCCCTTCTAGAGGAAAATTTTATCCCGGGAAGTGTCCTTAGAGAAACAATAAAAAGGGATAAAGACAGTATTTTAGAGGACATAGAAAAATCAAACCTCAGAGGAAGAGGCGGAGCAGGATTTCCAACTGGATTTAAATGGAGACTAGCCAAAGAGGAGAAAAAAGATAAAAAATTTATTGTTTGTAATGCAGACGAGGGAGAACCTGGGACTTTTAAGGACAGGTACATTTTGCACAAGAATTTTCAGAGAGTTTTGGAAGGTATGAGCATTGCCGCCTATGTAATAGGGGCTTCAAAGGGATTCATCTATCTGAGGGGAGAATATACATATATTAGAGAAACTCTGGAAAAAGAGATCGAAAAAAGGCGGAGAGCCGGACTTTTGGGAAATGAAACAGAAAAGGGCTTAAACTTTGATATCGAGATAAGAATGGGAGCCGGGGCTTATATCTGCGGTGAAGAGACAGCCCTTATAGAATCTCTAGAAGGAAAAAGAGGGGAACCTAGAAATAAGCCTCCATATCCTGTGGACACTGGTTTCATGAACTATCCCACCCTTGTAAACAATGTAGAGACATTTTTAAATGTAAATCTGATATGTGAAAAAGGAGTTGAATCCTTTGGCCAGTATGGAACCGATAGTTCAAAGGGAACAAAATTTTTTAGTATCTCTGGTGACTGTAAAAATGAGGGAATATATGAACTTCCCTTTGGAGTCACAATAGACAAGGTAGTCGCTCTGGCAGAGGGGAAAGATATTAAAGCTGTACAGATCGGAGGAGCTGCAGGTGAATGTGTCCAAAAAAATGATTTCTCAAAGCGTATCGCTTTTGAGGCGGCATCTACAGGAGGATCCATTATTCTTTTTAACGAGAACAGGGATATGCTAGACATTGCCGAAAACTTCATGGAATTTTTTGTAGAGGAATCCTGTGGTCAATGTACTCCGTGCAGAGAAGGTACCTATAGAATACTAGAGGGGATAAGGCTTTTGAAAAAGGGTAAATGCTCTGTTACTTATCTAAATAAACTTCTCGAACTGTGTGAAACCGTAGAATTAGCATCTAAATGCGGATTGGGTCAGCTCAGCACAGTGGCCTTTAGGTCTATTGTGGAAAACTTCAAAGAGGAGATCCTTGGAAGGCTCCCAGAGGAGGTATAA